A stretch of candidate division KSB1 bacterium DNA encodes these proteins:
- a CDS encoding efflux RND transporter periplasmic adaptor subunit, giving the protein MAKKKRAAIFLLGLAVVIGLAVILGSQSAKKKALEVTVASVKRGTITQVVSGAGKVQPELKVNITAHVAGKIVELPVREGQQLRRGQLLVRLEREQYEAAVERARSTLKSARANLTKTRAEYERAEELYAQKLTSLAQLQTVEAALMLAESEVEQAQATLAQAEDNLAKTTITSPIDGTVIKLNKEVGEITLGSQFQADVIMEVADLERMEVVAEIDENDVVDVTEGQSARIQVDALPDTVLRGRVREVAHTAITRGRGTQEEITNFEVKVSVVDRVPQLRPGMSATVEIETKSKEQALYVPIQCITMRTPEDTTLLAQAGGSKWRRKKGGTRDESMEGSGAPPSEEEEKKAKAAPKQIEVVFVVEGGVAKMLPVVTGISSETDIEIVSGVSEGEQVVTGSYRVLSKELKNGAAVKISSGKPPVAKEKK; this is encoded by the coding sequence ATGGCGAAGAAGAAGAGAGCGGCCATTTTCCTGTTAGGCCTGGCGGTGGTCATAGGGCTGGCCGTGATACTTGGCAGCCAGTCCGCAAAGAAGAAGGCGCTGGAAGTGACGGTGGCTTCGGTGAAGCGCGGCACGATCACCCAGGTCGTCTCCGGCGCGGGGAAGGTGCAACCGGAGCTCAAGGTGAACATCACCGCGCATGTGGCCGGCAAGATTGTGGAGCTGCCGGTGCGCGAGGGCCAGCAGCTACGGCGCGGCCAGCTGTTGGTTCGGTTGGAGCGCGAGCAGTACGAAGCGGCAGTGGAGAGGGCACGCTCGACCCTCAAATCGGCACGGGCCAACTTGACCAAGACGCGCGCGGAGTACGAGCGCGCCGAGGAACTCTACGCGCAGAAGCTGACCTCGCTGGCGCAGCTGCAAACCGTCGAGGCGGCCTTGATGCTGGCCGAAAGCGAGGTCGAACAGGCTCAAGCAACCTTGGCCCAGGCCGAGGACAACCTCGCCAAGACCACGATTACCTCGCCCATCGACGGCACCGTCATCAAGCTGAACAAGGAGGTGGGGGAGATAACCCTGGGTTCCCAGTTCCAGGCAGACGTGATCATGGAGGTTGCCGACCTGGAGCGCATGGAGGTGGTGGCCGAGATCGACGAGAACGATGTGGTGGATGTCACCGAGGGGCAGAGCGCGCGCATCCAGGTGGACGCCCTCCCCGATACCGTTCTGCGCGGGCGGGTGCGTGAGGTCGCCCACACTGCTATCACCCGGGGGCGTGGCACGCAGGAGGAGATCACCAACTTCGAGGTGAAGGTGTCGGTGGTGGACCGCGTGCCGCAGCTTAGGCCAGGCATGTCGGCCACAGTGGAGATCGAAACAAAGTCGAAAGAACAGGCGCTGTACGTGCCCATCCAGTGCATCACCATGCGGACGCCGGAGGATACGACGCTGTTGGCCCAGGCAGGCGGTTCGAAATGGCGCCGCAAGAAGGGCGGCACCAGGGACGAGAGCATGGAGGGGTCTGGAGCGCCGCCGTCTGAGGAGGAGGAAAAGAAAGCAAAGGCCGCCCCCAAACAGATCGAGGTGGTCTTTGTGGTGGAGGGCGGCGTGGCCAAGATGCTTCCGGTGGTGACCGGCATCAGCAGCGAAACGGACATCGAGATCGTGAGCGGGGTCAGCGAGGGTGAACAGGTGGTTACCGGAAGCTACCGCGTGCTGTCCAAGGAGCTCAAGAACGGCGCTGCCGTGAAGATCAGTTCTGGCAAGCCGCCCGTGGCAAAGGAGAAGAAGTAG
- a CDS encoding ABC transporter ATP-binding protein codes for MIELENVVKIYEVGAERVHALRGVSLRVEENEYLAIMGPSGSGKSTMMNILGCLDTPTSGRYLFKGQNVGSMDDDQLAEIRNREIGFVFQTFNLLPRANALHNVELPLIYNGTPASKRRQLAEEALAKVGLADRMHHRPNELSGGQRQRVAIARALVNRPSIILADEPTGNLDTRTGQEIMDIFEKLHEAGNTIILVTHEEYIAEHTNRIIRLRDGMIERDEATN; via the coding sequence TTGATCGAGCTTGAGAACGTGGTGAAGATCTACGAGGTCGGTGCCGAGCGCGTGCATGCGCTGCGTGGCGTGTCCCTGCGCGTCGAGGAGAATGAGTACCTGGCCATCATGGGGCCCTCGGGGTCGGGAAAGTCGACGATGATGAACATCCTCGGCTGCCTGGACACCCCGACTTCAGGACGCTACCTTTTCAAAGGGCAGAACGTGGGGAGCATGGACGACGACCAGCTGGCGGAGATTCGCAATCGCGAGATCGGCTTTGTCTTCCAGACCTTCAACCTCTTGCCCCGCGCCAACGCCCTGCACAATGTGGAACTGCCGCTCATCTACAACGGCACGCCGGCGAGCAAGCGACGCCAACTCGCCGAGGAGGCACTGGCCAAAGTGGGGCTGGCCGACCGCATGCACCATCGCCCCAACGAACTCTCCGGCGGACAGCGGCAGCGGGTGGCTATTGCCCGCGCCTTGGTCAATAGGCCGTCCATCATCCTGGCTGACGAACCCACTGGCAACCTCGACACCCGCACCGGACAAGAAATTATGGACATTTTCGAGAAGCTGCACGAGGCAGGGAACACCATCATCTTGGTCACCCACGAAGAGTACATCGCTGAGCACACCAACCGCATCATCCGCCTGCGCGACGGCATGATCGAGCGCGATGAAGCCACCAACTGA
- a CDS encoding TolC family protein, producing MARVGVVVATLCVLAAAGGLAAQQAGRPFTLEDCVALALEKNAGVRKAELGVDLAAATTLGTWSGLLPHVNASFASGRFIQGDRIRKMDVPVGFDPQTGQVIYEQREIVQKGVERNSHYARLSVAQNLFDWGRSVNLLQQARSRQQAAEQALIAAQQAVVLDVYTKYFALLKATKLLEVYREALQSAEEQLKRTQSMFELGAVAQGDVYKARVTVGEAKINVITQENEVRAAMGNLNVAMGRDPDAELAVVEVEASETPFAHTREQVLEMALQNNPELRELRQSLEAARLGVRAAKLAYLPTFALGLTYSRDNEFFDKVYSKDLKRDYYLSLGMQVELNLFRGFADKAAVEREAASYRTVQEEHADKLRQLALRVNQAFLYLEALQEIARINRDNLLAAEEDLRLAEERYRVGSGTLLEINDARVAVTRAKQIVVGAKYDSQVARATLEALMGTLGKASQGS from the coding sequence ATGGCAAGGGTTGGTGTCGTCGTTGCAACTTTGTGCGTGCTTGCCGCGGCTGGGGGGCTTGCGGCGCAACAAGCGGGGCGTCCCTTCACCTTGGAGGACTGTGTCGCCCTGGCCCTCGAGAAGAACGCCGGGGTGCGCAAGGCGGAACTGGGGGTGGATTTGGCGGCGGCCACGACGTTAGGCACCTGGTCTGGCCTTCTGCCACACGTGAACGCCAGTTTCGCCTCCGGGCGGTTCATTCAGGGCGACCGCATTCGCAAGATGGACGTGCCGGTGGGCTTTGACCCTCAAACTGGCCAAGTCATCTACGAACAGCGCGAGATAGTGCAGAAGGGTGTGGAGCGCAACAGCCATTACGCCAGGCTGTCGGTGGCGCAGAACCTGTTCGACTGGGGGCGAAGCGTCAACCTCCTGCAGCAGGCGCGCTCTCGCCAGCAAGCAGCAGAGCAGGCTTTGATTGCCGCCCAGCAGGCGGTCGTCTTGGATGTATACACAAAGTATTTCGCCCTGCTCAAAGCCACGAAGCTCTTAGAGGTATACCGGGAAGCGTTGCAGTCGGCGGAGGAGCAGCTCAAGCGCACGCAGAGCATGTTCGAGCTTGGCGCAGTGGCGCAGGGCGATGTGTACAAGGCCAGAGTGACCGTGGGTGAGGCCAAGATCAATGTCATCACCCAGGAGAACGAGGTGCGCGCCGCCATGGGGAACCTGAACGTGGCCATGGGACGCGATCCGGATGCGGAGCTGGCAGTGGTGGAGGTGGAAGCATCCGAAACGCCCTTTGCGCACACGCGCGAGCAGGTGCTGGAAATGGCCTTGCAGAACAACCCAGAGCTGCGGGAGCTGCGGCAGTCTTTGGAGGCCGCCCGCCTGGGCGTGCGCGCGGCCAAACTGGCCTATCTGCCCACCTTCGCTCTTGGGCTCACCTACTCGCGCGACAATGAGTTCTTCGACAAAGTCTACTCGAAGGACCTGAAGCGAGATTACTACCTTTCGCTGGGCATGCAGGTGGAGCTGAACCTCTTCCGGGGTTTTGCGGACAAGGCGGCAGTGGAACGCGAGGCGGCTTCCTATCGCACTGTGCAGGAGGAGCATGCCGACAAATTGCGACAGTTGGCGTTGCGCGTCAACCAGGCCTTCCTCTACCTTGAGGCATTGCAGGAGATTGCCCGGATCAATCGCGACAACTTGCTGGCTGCGGAAGAGGACCTGCGTTTAGCGGAGGAGCGCTATCGGGTGGGCTCGGGCACGCTGTTGGAGATCAACGACGCGCGCGTGGCCGTCACCCGCGCCAAGCAGATCGTGGTCGGCGCCAAATACGATAGCCAAGTTGCGCGCGCCACCCTCGAGGCACTGATGGGCACGCTGGGCAAAGCCAGCCAAGGGTCATGA
- a CDS encoding YIP1 family protein, whose translation MENQQVSAQGDSLLGTLVNIFVSPREAYEAIDRRPRWVLPLVLVVIAAMVAAIFITPMAMEEGMAKQRDKLIEQRGMSPEEADRALAVGAKIGRITGPVMAPVGAVVAIVVVALVLLFLGNIVLGGASNFKKVFAMYTWTSLIGVLATIVKTPLMLSRGTVNVQTSLAAFLDPEQKGTFLYQLLARTDVFSLWELVLVCIGMAVVYRFTTKKAATGVVALYIVYALAAAAITAALT comes from the coding sequence ATGGAGAATCAGCAGGTGTCTGCGCAAGGGGATTCCCTGTTAGGGACGTTGGTCAACATTTTTGTCAGTCCGCGCGAGGCCTATGAGGCGATCGACCGCCGGCCGCGGTGGGTTCTACCGCTGGTGCTGGTGGTCATTGCGGCCATGGTGGCGGCCATTTTCATCACGCCAATGGCCATGGAAGAAGGCATGGCCAAGCAGCGGGACAAGCTGATCGAACAGCGCGGCATGAGCCCAGAGGAGGCAGACCGGGCCTTGGCAGTGGGGGCGAAGATCGGGCGGATCACCGGCCCAGTGATGGCACCGGTTGGCGCGGTGGTGGCCATAGTGGTCGTCGCACTGGTCCTTCTTTTTCTGGGAAACATCGTGCTGGGTGGGGCGAGCAACTTCAAGAAGGTGTTTGCCATGTACACCTGGACGTCGCTGATCGGCGTGCTGGCCACCATCGTCAAGACGCCGCTGATGCTCTCCCGGGGCACGGTGAACGTGCAGACCAGCCTGGCCGCGTTCCTTGACCCTGAGCAGAAGGGCACCTTTCTCTACCAGCTTCTGGCGCGCACGGATGTCTTCTCGCTGTGGGAGCTGGTGCTGGTGTGCATTGGTATGGCGGTCGTCTACCGCTTCACTACGAAGAAGGCGGCCACTGGCGTGGTGGCACTCTACATAGTCTACGCGCTGGCCGCGGCTGCCATCACCGCAGCGCTCACTTAG
- a CDS encoding ABC transporter permease has protein sequence MDLRESIKMSVSAIGANKFRSVLTALGIIIGVFAVIGMQTIIQGLNNWWEKELSVLGADTFQIRKYPAVQIGDSWQKYRNRRNITLEEVEELQRRATLLSVVSPMVFRFGATLRHGDRKTNPDIVVFGGDQYRQEADGQFVSEGRFINETDVQRRRQVCVIGTDLAEQLFPFREAVGQDILIDGHRCTVIGVLEEKGSVFGQSQDAHVIIPISTFGKFYGMNRSVYVDCKAVRPEFLNQAIEEATGIMRAVRRVPPGEPNDFEIMTRDSLMETWRNVTHIVFVAALVICGISLLVGGIGVMNIMLVSVTERTREIGIRKAVGARRRDILGQFLLEAVLICEFGGIIGAVLGVGIGLLIGALTPLPAAVPVWAVLLGLGFISLVGIIFGIYPAARAARLDPIEALRYE, from the coding sequence ATGGATTTGCGCGAAAGCATAAAGATGTCCGTGAGCGCCATCGGCGCTAACAAGTTCCGCTCCGTCTTGACCGCCCTAGGGATCATCATCGGCGTGTTCGCGGTCATCGGCATGCAGACCATTATTCAGGGCCTCAACAACTGGTGGGAAAAGGAGCTGTCGGTGCTGGGCGCGGATACCTTCCAGATCCGCAAATATCCGGCGGTGCAGATCGGCGACTCCTGGCAGAAATACCGCAACCGGCGTAACATCACCCTGGAGGAAGTAGAGGAACTGCAGCGGCGCGCCACGCTGCTCAGCGTGGTCTCACCGATGGTCTTTCGCTTTGGCGCCACCCTGCGGCACGGCGACAGGAAGACGAACCCGGACATCGTGGTCTTCGGCGGCGACCAATACCGCCAGGAGGCCGACGGGCAGTTCGTCAGCGAGGGCCGCTTCATCAACGAGACGGACGTGCAGAGACGTCGGCAGGTGTGCGTCATCGGCACGGACCTGGCCGAGCAGCTCTTCCCGTTCCGCGAGGCGGTGGGACAGGACATCCTCATCGATGGACATCGCTGCACGGTGATCGGCGTGTTGGAGGAAAAGGGCTCCGTCTTTGGCCAGAGCCAGGACGCGCATGTGATTATCCCCATCTCCACCTTTGGCAAGTTCTACGGGATGAACCGCAGCGTGTATGTGGACTGCAAGGCAGTGCGCCCCGAGTTCTTGAACCAGGCCATCGAAGAGGCCACCGGGATCATGCGGGCGGTGCGGCGCGTGCCGCCCGGCGAGCCCAACGATTTTGAAATCATGACCAGGGACTCGCTGATGGAGACCTGGCGCAACGTGACCCACATCGTCTTTGTGGCGGCGTTGGTCATCTGCGGCATCTCCCTGCTGGTGGGCGGCATCGGGGTGATGAACATCATGCTGGTCTCGGTGACGGAGCGCACCAGGGAGATCGGCATCCGCAAGGCGGTGGGTGCACGGCGCCGCGACATCCTGGGGCAGTTCCTGCTGGAGGCGGTGCTGATCTGCGAATTCGGCGGGATCATCGGCGCCGTGCTCGGCGTGGGCATTGGGTTGCTCATCGGCGCCCTCACGCCCTTGCCCGCTGCGGTGCCAGTGTGGGCGGTCCTCTTGGGCTTAGGGTTCATCTCGTTGGTGGGCATCATCTTCGGTATCTACCCGGCAGCCAGGGCCGCACGGCTGGACCCGATCGAAGCATTGCGGTACGAGTAA
- a CDS encoding ABC transporter permease — protein MVRFATALWDSARMAVLALWAHKMRAFLTVLGIIIGVTTITGIVSVIQGLNKAVYSQIAGLGADLLYVQKFPWVSGREFYKYRNRKNITAKEADALKRFCTLATVVSPMTGTRRTVKYGSTKLSNVTIYAVEANYKDAANVLPEFGRFITETDVERRHAVCVIGQEVAAKLFDRVDPIGRKITVGDYKFTVVGVLEKQGEVLGRNNDIVVMVPLSIFQKLYGSRRSLTILVKVVDASRLADAEDEIIGILRRVRQVPPDKENDFAINRQDILENLYKNLTRVLYAVAFGIGALSLLVGGIGIMNIMLVSVTERTREIGIRKAVGARRSDVMLQFLVESVVISALGGLIGLGLGFGVGMILGRLPVLEATIAPSAVLLGLGFSCGVGMFAGLYPAWKASRLDPIVALRYE, from the coding sequence ATGGTCCGTTTTGCCACAGCATTGTGGGACAGTGCCCGCATGGCGGTGCTGGCCTTGTGGGCACACAAGATGCGCGCGTTCCTCACCGTGCTGGGCATCATCATCGGGGTCACCACCATCACGGGAATCGTGTCGGTCATTCAGGGGCTCAACAAGGCCGTCTACTCGCAGATTGCCGGCTTGGGAGCCGACCTGCTCTACGTGCAAAAGTTTCCTTGGGTCTCTGGGCGGGAGTTCTACAAGTATCGCAATCGCAAGAACATCACCGCCAAGGAAGCCGATGCCCTGAAGCGCTTCTGTACCTTAGCCACGGTAGTCTCCCCGATGACCGGCACGCGGCGCACGGTCAAGTACGGCAGCACCAAACTGAGCAACGTCACCATCTACGCGGTGGAGGCCAACTACAAGGATGCGGCCAACGTGTTGCCGGAGTTCGGTCGGTTCATCACCGAAACCGACGTGGAGCGGCGACATGCGGTGTGCGTCATCGGCCAGGAGGTGGCTGCCAAGCTCTTTGACCGCGTTGACCCCATCGGGCGCAAGATCACCGTGGGGGACTACAAGTTCACCGTGGTCGGCGTGCTGGAGAAGCAAGGCGAAGTGCTCGGGCGGAACAACGATATCGTGGTCATGGTGCCGCTCTCCATCTTTCAGAAGCTGTACGGCTCCCGCCGGAGCCTGACGATTCTGGTGAAGGTCGTCGACGCCTCTCGTCTTGCCGATGCGGAAGACGAGATCATCGGCATTCTGCGGCGGGTGCGGCAGGTGCCGCCGGACAAGGAGAACGACTTTGCTATCAACCGTCAGGACATTTTGGAAAACCTTTACAAAAACCTGACGCGTGTGCTCTATGCTGTGGCTTTTGGCATTGGGGCATTGTCGCTCTTAGTGGGGGGCATTGGCATCATGAACATCATGCTGGTGTCGGTGACGGAACGGACGCGCGAGATCGGCATTCGCAAGGCCGTGGGCGCGCGCCGTTCAGATGTCATGCTGCAGTTTCTTGTGGAGTCGGTGGTCATCAGCGCTTTGGGCGGGCTGATCGGCCTCGGCCTCGGCTTCGGGGTGGGCATGATTCTCGGGAGGCTTCCGGTTCTGGAGGCCACCATTGCCCCGAGTGCCGTGCTTCTCGGGTTGGGGTTCTCGTGCGGCGTGGGGATGTTCGCCGGCCTATATCCGGCGTGGAAGGCCTCGCGCCTTGACCCCATCGTCGCCCTGCGTTACGAATAA
- a CDS encoding CCA tRNA nucleotidyltransferase — MTTEEILAQIGALADEQGLPVYAVGGFVRDRLRGVDSADIDFVVVGDGPEFARLAKKRLQGTGFVVYDKFCTASFLLDGRKLEFVSARAESYEPHSRKPAVRKATLADDLSRRDFTINAMALSVNRASWMELVDPFGGRQDLEHRVVRTPLDPEVTFQDDPLRIMRAIRFATQLDFRLEKRTKAAIAAMRERLAIVSQERITEELRKILMASRPSIGFRLMGETKVLEVVLPEISALKGVEQIGRHHHKDVFLHTLKVLDNVAAVSESFPLRFAALFHDVAKPQTKAFVPRVGWTFHGHDEIGARMMKGICRRLRLPNETEKYAEKMIRLHLRPIHLADEGVSDSAIRRLIVQAGQHLEELFILCRADITSGNPARVSQHLANFDHLVQRIHEVEEKDRMRAFQSPVRGDEIMAVCGIGPGPMVGRLKKMIEEAILDGQIPNEHDAAYRYLLSIKDEVLASGEPTRKRLP; from the coding sequence GTGACCACTGAGGAGATCCTTGCGCAAATAGGGGCGCTGGCTGACGAGCAAGGCCTGCCGGTCTACGCCGTGGGGGGCTTTGTGCGCGACCGCCTGCGCGGCGTGGACAGCGCCGACATCGACTTTGTCGTGGTCGGCGACGGCCCGGAGTTCGCGCGCCTGGCCAAGAAGAGGCTCCAGGGCACGGGCTTTGTCGTGTACGACAAGTTCTGCACCGCCTCCTTCCTGCTTGACGGCCGCAAGTTGGAGTTTGTCTCGGCCAGAGCCGAGAGCTACGAGCCCCATTCGCGCAAGCCCGCGGTGCGCAAGGCCACCCTCGCTGACGACCTGTCCAGGCGCGACTTTACCATCAACGCCATGGCCCTGTCCGTGAACCGCGCCTCGTGGATGGAGCTGGTGGATCCTTTCGGCGGCAGGCAAGACTTGGAGCATCGCGTGGTGCGCACGCCGCTGGACCCCGAGGTGACTTTCCAGGATGACCCGCTGCGCATCATGCGTGCCATACGCTTCGCCACCCAGCTTGACTTCCGTCTGGAAAAGCGCACCAAGGCGGCGATTGCGGCCATGCGCGAGCGGCTGGCCATCGTTTCCCAGGAGCGCATCACTGAGGAGCTGCGCAAGATCCTCATGGCGAGCCGCCCCTCCATCGGCTTCAGGCTGATGGGCGAGACCAAGGTGCTGGAAGTGGTGCTGCCCGAGATCAGCGCGCTCAAGGGCGTCGAGCAGATCGGTCGCCACCACCACAAAGATGTCTTCCTGCACACGCTCAAGGTTCTGGACAATGTGGCGGCAGTGAGCGAGAGTTTTCCGTTGCGCTTTGCGGCCCTTTTCCACGACGTGGCCAAGCCGCAGACCAAGGCCTTTGTGCCGCGCGTGGGCTGGACTTTTCATGGGCATGATGAGATCGGTGCGCGCATGATGAAGGGCATCTGCCGGCGGCTGCGCCTGCCCAACGAAACGGAAAAGTACGCGGAGAAGATGATTCGCCTGCACCTGCGCCCCATTCACTTGGCAGATGAAGGCGTCAGCGATTCGGCCATTCGTCGGCTCATCGTCCAGGCTGGCCAGCACCTGGAGGAACTTTTCATCCTTTGCCGGGCGGACATTACCTCGGGCAATCCCGCGCGGGTGAGCCAGCACTTGGCCAACTTTGACCATCTTGTGCAGCGCATCCACGAGGTCGAAGAGAAAGACCGCATGCGCGCCTTCCAGTCGCCGGTGCGCGGCGACGAAATCATGGCGGTGTGCGGCATTGGACCGGGCCCCATGGTCGGCCGCCTGAAAAAGATGATTGAGGAGGCGATCCTGGACGGCCAGATCCCCAATGAGCACGATGCAGCCTACCGCTATCTGCTTTCCATCAAGGACGAGGTGCTGGCCAGCGGCGAGCCCACGCGAAAGCGGTTGCCCTGA